Below is a window of Arthrobacter sp. SLBN-112 DNA.
TTTCGACCCCGGCGGCCAGCAGCCGGTCCGCCTGCTCGTCAGGGGTGCCCTCGCCGACCGCAACCGCGCATTCCTTGTCATTGCCGATGGCAACGGTAACGTGCGGCAGGATCTTTGCGACCTCCGCGCGCGCTTCCTCCTCGGAAGCCCAGAACATGGGCCGGTAGTCCAGGTCCAGGATGGTGAACTGGCCAATTCTTAGCCGGTCTCGATTCCTGGCCTCGTGGGCGGCGATGTGCGCCGACCGGGAAGGTTCCTGGCACAGGCCGGTCACCGTGGACCAGAAAATCCCGGCCCCGCGGATGGCGTCCAGGTCCAGCTCTTCGGCCTTAATCTGCAGATCCGGTGCGGTGGGGAAACGGCCATAGAAGTACAGCGGGAACTCGTCCGTCGCGGGTTTGATGGCACAGAACGTCGCTGGCGTCTGCAGGCCCACGACCGGGGTTACAAACGAATCGTCGACATTGAACTTGCCCAGTTCGCGGTGCAGGTAGGTGCCGAAGGGGTCGTCCCCTGTCCGGGTAATCACGCCTGCCCTGCGGCCGTGGCGGGCTGCCGCAACGGCGACGTTGGACGGTGAACCACCAAGGTATTTGCCGAAGGACTCAACATCCTCCAGGCCAACCCCGATGTCGTTGGGGTAGATATCAACGCTGATGCGCCCGATCGTAAGAAGCTCGTGGGGCAAGGCAATCTCGTCCTTTCTGGGTTCAACTACTGCAACGGTGGGCCGTTCCGGTCTCCGAGGCACAAATGTTCGACATTGGGGTCCTATGCGATGGAGATCCCCACCGCGAATCGCTGTCTTCGGACCGCATCCGGTTCAAAACAACCTCTTCATGCACGTGGCAATGGAGCATTCTTCAATCCGCACATGTCCTGACATTAGTACCAAGTCGCTCGTTTGTAAACAGCCGTTCTTATTGGTTGTTCTTACTCAGATCGCAAGTGCTTGGGCAATCATCAGGACACGGCGGGCTGAGCCGCGAGGTCAGCCTCGGCGTTCCAGGGCTGCACGGTCCCAGCTTGCACAAATCGCGGCGGCCTCATAGGTGCTCTGAAGGAACTCAAGGAGTGTGGCCTCGGGATCCTCTGCAGTCCGCACCAGCGCGTAGGGCAGCACGAATTCACTGAGCTCGGTACTGAAATAGGCGCCGGCAGGTCTAATCGGAAAATCTCGGAACCCCTCCGGTTCGGGGTAAATGTACGAGAAAAAAATGCCCTCGGGCCCGCCCCCGGGCCAGTAACCGGCACTGTTCACCTCGTGGGAATACGCTTCAAGCATTACAAGGGGTCCACAGTTCGGCGCACCGCCAGGATGAGGCGGCGCAGGCCTGCCGGAGAAACGACTTACTGCGAGGTCCAAGGACCCCCAGAACAGTTGGACCGGGCTGGCTTTGCCCAGGAATCGCCCGCGGAAGATTGTGAAAACACGCTCGGCCTCGACCAGGATAAGCCAGAAACGACGGACCGGCTCGGGGTCGTAGGATGCATGCGTCGAGTCGTCAGGGAAGGGAACCGCACCGGAAATCTCCACCGGAACAGGCCAAAATTCCGTGGTCAAATTCAGCTCGCTCAGGCAATGGAGCAGGTGGGTGTAGAAGTCCGCGACGGAGAGGGAGACGAGACCGAATGAGCGCGCCGCGCCGGACGTGGTCACAATCTCTAGACGATGGGCCTGAAAGTCCAAATCGATCTGGAACCTTTGACCCCCCGGGTGGGGCATCAGCACGGTGGAAAGCCCACGGGCCGTCACACGGAGACTGCAGTTCCACCAGTGATTAACCAGCGGCGAGTGAGCCAGGCTTACCTTCCCGACCATCTGGGTGAACAACTGCAGGGTGTCGCGCGTGTCCTGCCACTGGGCCGTTGGCAGATAAGGCCACGTCCCTGAGCCATCCGTGTTCATCTCACCCATTCCGAGCAGCCGTGAAATCTCGCGCAAGTTTCCCACCCACGCCGAGGAACTTCAAGACTTCCGCGGCACCTTACGGCAAGAACACGCGTTGCTCTACTATGCAAGGAGCCGCCCGCGCCGGCGGGCGTTCTCGCGCAAAGGAAGCCAGTAGATGAGCTACCCACCAGGAATTAACCCCTCCGCGGTGCCGAGCGGCACGGGGTGCGCCGACTGCGAGAACGAAGGAGGATGGTGGTTCCATCTACGCCGCTGCGCTCAGTGCGGAAACATTGGTTGCTGTGACTCCTCGCCCTCCCAGCACGCAAGTGCGCACGCCGCCGCCACCGGCCATGAATTTGTCAGTTCCTTCGAGCATGGTGAGGACTGGTTTTGGAACTACACTACCGAGCAGTACTACGAAGGTCCGGTTCTGGCCCCTCCCCAACACCATCCGCTCAGCCAGCCCGTTCCGGGACCGGCAGGGCGCTTACCGGATGACTGGGAGCGCTTTTTGCACTGACGATTGCCCGGTCCTAACGATCAGAACTAACGGAACATCGGCAGCACAACAGGACGTAGGAGCACGTAACCGAACCCCATATCGCGGGGCAGGTACGTGCTCCTCTGCTTGCCACCTGTCGCGAAATCATGCTCTCATTGCGACGGGAATATCTCACCGTGGCCCGTAGCGGCCAACTGCCTCCGGCACTTCATGGTCCTGGCCAGCGTCAAACGACAACATCAAGTAAGTGAACTACACCCCAACCTGACGTCAGGCAGCCCTCCGAAAACCGTCGGAATAGGGTCCATGCCGGCATTCCCGGACAATCAGCCACGACGGTCCTGGCTCTCAACCTGACAGATTGCCAAGAAACCAAACCCAAAACATCGTGCTGGAAGCCAACTGGCAACGGAAATCTCCCCCGGCCGCCTGCCCTACCCCTTCCGCTCCGCCCTGTACGCGCTGGGGCTGACCCCGTGCAGCCTGCGGAACTGCCGGGAGAAGTAGAACTGGTCCTGCAGCCCCACGCTGCGGCCCACCTGCGCGATGGTCAGGCCGGTGGTATCGAGCAAATGCCGCGCCCGCGCCATCTTCAGCGCCGTATGGTGCGCCAGCACTCCCCCGCCGGTCGCCTCCCGGAACAGCTTGCTCAAGTGCGACGACGAAACACCCACCAAGGCGGCCAGGTCAGCCAACCGGATGGCACCGTCCACCCGCTCTTCCAGGTAGTTCATCGCCTGCTGCAGCGGGGTCCCCTTTTCCGGAACGCGGCGGTCCACGGCCAACGTGGCCAGCAGCTTCCACGCCATCCCCGCCGTGGCCACCAACCGGGCGGGCGACTGGTCCTTCTCCAGGGCACTGATGATTTCATCCAGCATCGCCGTCAACCGGTCCACCGACACCACCGGAACGATGCACCGGCCCGGCGTGATACCGGCACCTTCAACCAGCTCCGCCGCATCCGTCCCCCGGACGTGGCACCACCAGATCGTCCATGGATCATCCTTGGCGGCACCGTACGCATGCGCCTCGCCTGTGCCGCCAGGAAGGACGACGGCGGAACCCTTGCCGACGTCGGTCCGCGCACCGGCGGTTTCCACCCACCCCCGTCCGTCAACACACAGGATGACGATGGTTTCCTCCGCGCCCTGCGGCCGGTAGCGGCCGTGGTCCTCCGCGGCGGGAAACACGCCGGCGTCGGTGACCACCAGGCTGCGGGTTATGGGACGCCTGAGAGCTTCGAGGACCAGCGGCCGGGGCACCACCACCAGCCGCTGGTTCTGGAAACCATGCGCCCGCTCCATACGGCCCCCTCCGTCACGAAACGTCCATAGTAAGACGGCGGGGACGTCTCAGCCCAGGACTTCCCGCCAATCAGACCAGCACACCAGCTGCACCCCGTCCACGGCAAGCAGGTCACCAACCGCCGCGTCCCTCCGGCACCGGGCCTCGGCCGGCAAACCCACCTTCGCGGCCTTGGGAAGCGGCAGGACTTGAAGCAAAACGTCCGCTCCCGGACGGATGCCGGCGTCGCCGATTTCGATGATCCAAGCAGACCCGTCCCAGAAGCGGTCGGCCACTACCCGGCCGTCCACGAGCAGCCGGGCGACGTCGCCTGCCCAGGTGATCTCCAGCTCGGTGGGCCCACCGCCAGCGGCGATCTCCGTCGTCGGAAGCTCCAGCCTGTACACCGCGGCGAACTCCGCCACCGCTTCCCCGCCCGGCGCGGCAGCCCGGCCGGCCAGCGAACCGAAGAACGCGGGAACCGCAGCGGCACTGCGGACGGGCGCCACGGTAACGTCCAGGCGGGAAGGTTCCCTGACCACCGCGTCGGCAGTAACAGTCTCGAACCGGCCGGACCGGCTCGAATACCTCCGGACCGACGCCATTCCCAAAGAGCGGCCCGCCACCAAACCACGCGCATCAACCCATACCGGCTCGGCGGACAGCACGAGCTCCCGGCCGCGAGGCGTATCCAGCATCCATGCCTGTTCCGCCAGCGAAGCCGGCAGCACCAGAATCTTCAAGGCGCCCGCAGAACACGTCACCGTCACCGGCGCTGCGGAAGAAGAAGGAACCGCGTAAG
It encodes the following:
- a CDS encoding DUF5996 family protein: MREISRLLGMGEMNTDGSGTWPYLPTAQWQDTRDTLQLFTQMVGKVSLAHSPLVNHWWNCSLRVTARGLSTVLMPHPGGQRFQIDLDFQAHRLEIVTTSGAARSFGLVSLSVADFYTHLLHCLSELNLTTEFWPVPVEISGAVPFPDDSTHASYDPEPVRRFWLILVEAERVFTIFRGRFLGKASPVQLFWGSLDLAVSRFSGRPAPPHPGGAPNCGPLVMLEAYSHEVNSAGYWPGGGPEGIFFSYIYPEPEGFRDFPIRPAGAYFSTELSEFVLPYALVRTAEDPEATLLEFLQSTYEAAAICASWDRAALERRG
- a CDS encoding UBP-type zinc finger domain-containing protein, which produces MSYPPGINPSAVPSGTGCADCENEGGWWFHLRRCAQCGNIGCCDSSPSQHASAHAAATGHEFVSSFEHGEDWFWNYTTEQYYEGPVLAPPQHHPLSQPVPGPAGRLPDDWERFLH
- a CDS encoding AraC family transcriptional regulator: MERAHGFQNQRLVVVPRPLVLEALRRPITRSLVVTDAGVFPAAEDHGRYRPQGAEETIVILCVDGRGWVETAGARTDVGKGSAVVLPGGTGEAHAYGAAKDDPWTIWWCHVRGTDAAELVEGAGITPGRCIVPVVSVDRLTAMLDEIISALEKDQSPARLVATAGMAWKLLATLAVDRRVPEKGTPLQQAMNYLEERVDGAIRLADLAALVGVSSSHLSKLFREATGGGVLAHHTALKMARARHLLDTTGLTIAQVGRSVGLQDQFYFSRQFRRLHGVSPSAYRAERKG
- the iolC gene encoding 5-dehydro-2-deoxygluconokinase, encoding MPHELLTIGRISVDIYPNDIGVGLEDVESFGKYLGGSPSNVAVAAARHGRRAGVITRTGDDPFGTYLHRELGKFNVDDSFVTPVVGLQTPATFCAIKPATDEFPLYFYGRFPTAPDLQIKAEELDLDAIRGAGIFWSTVTGLCQEPSRSAHIAAHEARNRDRLRIGQFTILDLDYRPMFWASEEEARAEVAKILPHVTVAIGNDKECAVAVGEGTPDEQADRLLAAGVEIAVVKLGPEGVMAKTRTERVVSAPVPVETLNGLGAGDSFGGAFCHGLLSGWPLKQVLDYANAAGAIVASRLSASDAMPTPHEVISLLAERGRSVPGTVSGTSITEGAAL